The following are encoded in a window of Penaeus monodon isolate SGIC_2016 chromosome 9, NSTDA_Pmon_1, whole genome shotgun sequence genomic DNA:
- the LOC119576544 gene encoding LOW QUALITY PROTEIN: probable cyclin-dependent serine/threonine-protein kinase DDB_G0292550 (The sequence of the model RefSeq protein was modified relative to this genomic sequence to represent the inferred CDS: substituted 1 base at 1 genomic stop codon), whose translation NNKNNNNNNNNNNNNNNNNNNNNNNNNNNDNNNNNSNNNINNNNNYNNNNNNNNNNNNNNNNNDNNNNNNNKKYNNNNNNNNNNNNNNDNDNNNNXNNNNNKDNNNNNSNNNNRNNNNDYNNINDNNNNNNNNNNNNSNNNNNNNNNDNNNKNNNNKNNNDNNNDNNNNNNYNKKNNNNNDNNNRNTNSNNNNNNNNNNNNNNNDNNNNNNNNNNNNNNNNNNNNNNNKNNKNNNNNNNNNNNNNDNNNNNNNNYNNINNNNNNNNDNNNNNNNDNNNDDNNNDNNNNNTKNNNNNNNNNNNNNNNNNNNNNNNNNSNNNNNKMNNNNNDYNNNNDNNNNNNNNNNNNNNNNNNNDNNNNNNCDNNSNNNNNNNNNNNNNNNNNNNNNGNGDNNNNNNNNNNNNNNNNNNNNNNNNNNNNNDNNNNNNNNNNNNNNDNNNNNNRKNNNNNNNDNNNNNNSNDNNDNNNNNYNDNNNDNNNNNNNNNNNNNNNNNNNNNNNDNNNNNNNNDNNDNNNYNNSTNNHNNINDNNNNNN comes from the exons aataataaaaataataataataataataataataataataataataataataataataataataataataataataataataataatgataataataataataatagtaataataatat taataataataataattataataataataataataataataataataataataataataataataataacgataataataataacaacaacaacaaaaaatataataataataataataataataataataataataataataatgataatgataataataataattaaaataataataacaataaagataataataataataatagtaataataacaatagaaataataataatgattataataatatcaatgataataataataataataataataataataataataatagtaataataataataataataataataatgataataataataaaaacaataataataaaaacaataatgataataataatgataataataataataataattataataaaaaaaataataataataatgataataataataggaatactaacagtaataataataataataataataataataataataataataataatgataat aataataataataataataataacaacaacaacaacaacaacaacaacaacaataataataataataaa aacaacaagaacaacaataataataataataataataataataataatgataataacaataataacaataataattataataatattaataataataataataataataatgataataataataataataataatgataataataatgatgataataataatgataataataataacaatactaaaaataataataataataataataataataataataataacaacaacaacaacaacaacaacaacaacaacaacaatagtaataataataataataaaatgaataataataataatgattataataataataatgacaataacaataataataacaataataataataataataataataataataataataatgataataataataataataattgtgataa taatagtaataataataataataataataataataataataataataataataataataataataataatggaaatggtgataataataataataataataataataataataataataataataataataataataataataataataataataataataataacaatgataataataataataataataataataataataataataataatgataataataataataataacaggaagaacaacaataataataataatgataataataataataataatagtaatgataataatgataataataat aataattataatgataataataatgataataataataataataataataataataataataataataataataataataacaacaataataataatgataataataataataataataataatgataataatgataataataattataataatagtaccaataatcataataatattaatgataataataataataataat